The Gemmatimonadaceae bacterium genome contains a region encoding:
- a CDS encoding GGDEF domain-containing protein → MFFKKSTPEPRPASERSSSNGVNGSPQLNVIQGGAAASAAPQRSSSSSDDSIGMVIDALGGVLTALARYPIDLPDRPGEESAREIAKWQRHATLGYGLDEADQTGSVGVADRDWGGIIRTVTEQRREEHRHVAGSINELRDALWACVETVHNAVKVDQKTDVTTNDQMDKARNALKRLQPGSIKQDVLGAVLAIEGALQSRREQQADQYTNLATKLDKLGKQLEEARRESTTDALTGIGNRKLFDTMIARAVQMFSLSKQPVVLLMIDMDKLKLVNDMYGHQAGDTAIATLGRALTKVFLRQSDVLCRYGGDEFAAILHNTDWKMAQTLARRLGDTLSQLPAPHPAMEFSIGASVGVAQLEPLEDAEEWKARADKALYKAKQNGRDRVAVAESASTKVA, encoded by the coding sequence ATGTTCTTCAAGAAATCCACACCCGAGCCACGTCCCGCGTCCGAGCGAAGCAGCTCGAACGGCGTCAATGGCTCCCCGCAGCTCAATGTGATCCAGGGCGGTGCCGCTGCCAGCGCCGCGCCTCAACGCTCGTCCTCATCGAGCGACGACAGTATCGGCATGGTCATCGACGCCCTTGGTGGTGTGCTGACCGCGCTGGCGCGCTATCCCATTGATTTGCCGGACCGTCCGGGTGAGGAAAGCGCCCGCGAAATCGCCAAGTGGCAGCGTCACGCGACGCTGGGCTACGGACTCGACGAGGCGGATCAGACGGGCTCAGTTGGTGTCGCCGACCGCGACTGGGGCGGCATCATTCGCACGGTGACCGAGCAGCGTCGCGAGGAGCACCGCCACGTGGCGGGCTCCATCAACGAGCTGCGTGACGCGCTGTGGGCGTGCGTCGAGACGGTGCACAATGCGGTGAAGGTGGATCAGAAGACGGACGTGACCACGAACGACCAGATGGACAAGGCCCGCAACGCGCTGAAGCGTTTGCAGCCCGGATCCATCAAGCAGGATGTGCTGGGCGCCGTATTGGCGATTGAAGGGGCGCTGCAGTCGCGCCGCGAACAACAGGCGGACCAGTACACGAACCTGGCCACCAAGCTGGACAAGCTGGGCAAGCAACTGGAAGAAGCGCGCCGCGAGAGCACGACGGATGCGCTCACCGGTATCGGCAATCGCAAGTTGTTCGATACGATGATTGCGCGCGCGGTGCAGATGTTCTCGCTGTCCAAGCAGCCAGTGGTGTTGCTGATGATCGACATGGACAAGCTCAAGCTTGTCAACGACATGTACGGGCATCAGGCCGGTGACACCGCGATTGCGACGCTGGGCCGCGCGTTGACCAAGGTGTTCCTGCGCCAGTCCGACGTGTTGTGCCGTTACGGCGGCGACGAGTTTGCCGCCATCCTGCACAACACCGATTGGAAGATGGCACAGACGCTGGCGCGTCGGTTGGGTGACACGCTGTCGCAGTTGCCCGCGCCGCATCCGGCCATGGAGTTCAGTATCGGCGCCTCAGTGGGCGTGGCGCAGCTGGAGCCGCTGGAAGACGCGGAGGAGTGGAAGGCGCGCGCCGACAAGGCGCTGTACAAGGCGAAGCAGAATGGTCGCGATCGGGTCGCTGTGGCCGAAAGCGCGTCCACCAAGGTGGCATGA
- a CDS encoding heavy metal translocating P-type ATPase, with the protein MRSFALPRMPLAALLFLTVGAMLSFAPDGAIWRERVWYAGLILTGVPVSWKTLRGMLRGEFAADVVAMLAIAGAIGLQQPLAGLVVVLMQTGGEALETYAVARASSAVEALEADAPRIAHRVANAVVTEIAATAIVPGDMLLVRPGELVPCDAEVTSGASHVDTSRLTGEPIPVKALAGTKLLSGSVNQEGALTILAIRTSQDSQYARIVELVRSAQASKSPLQRMADKIAVWFTPLTLAVCALAWFLSGDVTRVLAVLVVATPCPLILAVPVAIIGGINRAARRAIIVRNGGALEALAHVQTAVFDKTGTLTIGKPRVHQIVTDDGLTSEALLALAAAVEQGSGHLLARVVVAEADARNMSVVLADNLQETPGSGVMGHVAGVTVAVGSPAYLRTTLPALAPRLDAMEVDADGLRAYVGSSNGALGRIEFSDELRDDLHLLFDELALLGLRDSQLLSGDRSENVAKIAAQLGITNFAGDLSAEDKVRRVQALEASGRRVLMVGDGTNDAPALSAASVGVALAGHGGGVVAEAADVVLLIDDPARVAEAVRIGRRALYIARQSIGVGLGLSMVGMVLAAFGYLTPIAGALAQEAIDVAVILNALRASFDQS; encoded by the coding sequence ATGCGATCATTCGCCTTGCCCAGAATGCCACTGGCCGCGCTCCTGTTCCTCACGGTGGGAGCCATGCTCTCGTTCGCGCCAGACGGCGCGATCTGGCGTGAGCGAGTGTGGTACGCCGGCCTGATACTCACCGGCGTGCCCGTGTCGTGGAAGACGTTGCGGGGAATGCTGCGCGGCGAATTTGCGGCGGACGTGGTGGCGATGCTGGCCATTGCCGGTGCCATTGGATTGCAGCAGCCACTGGCAGGGTTGGTGGTGGTCCTCATGCAAACCGGCGGCGAAGCGCTCGAGACCTATGCCGTCGCCCGCGCCAGCAGCGCGGTGGAGGCGCTGGAGGCCGATGCCCCGCGCATTGCCCATCGCGTCGCTAACGCGGTGGTCACCGAGATCGCGGCCACGGCCATCGTTCCCGGCGATATGCTGCTGGTGCGTCCGGGCGAGCTGGTGCCGTGTGACGCCGAGGTCACGTCCGGTGCGTCACATGTGGACACCTCGCGTTTGACCGGCGAGCCCATTCCCGTCAAGGCGCTGGCGGGCACGAAGCTGCTGTCGGGCAGTGTGAATCAGGAGGGCGCGCTGACCATCCTGGCCATTCGCACCTCGCAGGACAGTCAGTATGCGCGCATCGTGGAACTCGTGCGCAGCGCGCAGGCCAGCAAGAGCCCGCTGCAGCGCATGGCCGACAAGATCGCGGTCTGGTTCACCCCGCTCACGCTCGCGGTCTGTGCACTGGCCTGGTTCCTCTCCGGCGACGTGACACGGGTGCTGGCCGTGCTCGTGGTGGCCACACCGTGTCCGCTGATTCTCGCGGTACCGGTGGCGATCATTGGCGGGATCAATCGCGCCGCGCGTCGGGCCATCATCGTGCGCAACGGCGGCGCCCTGGAGGCGCTGGCCCATGTGCAGACCGCGGTGTTCGATAAAACCGGCACGTTGACGATCGGCAAACCGCGCGTGCATCAAATTGTGACTGACGATGGCCTCACATCGGAGGCCTTGCTCGCCCTGGCGGCGGCCGTCGAGCAAGGCTCGGGTCACCTGCTGGCACGCGTGGTGGTGGCCGAGGCTGACGCGCGCAACATGTCCGTGGTGCTGGCGGACAATCTCCAGGAAACGCCCGGCAGCGGCGTGATGGGTCACGTGGCCGGTGTGACCGTGGCCGTGGGATCTCCTGCGTATTTACGCACGACCCTACCGGCGTTGGCGCCACGGCTGGACGCCATGGAGGTCGATGCCGACGGCTTGCGCGCGTATGTCGGTTCGTCGAATGGCGCGCTGGGTCGCATCGAATTTTCCGATGAGCTGCGTGACGACCTGCATCTCCTGTTCGACGAGCTGGCGCTCCTGGGCCTTCGGGACTCGCAGCTGCTCTCCGGGGATCGTTCCGAGAATGTGGCGAAGATCGCCGCGCAGCTGGGCATCACCAACTTCGCGGGCGACCTCTCGGCAGAAGACAAGGTGCGACGCGTGCAGGCGCTGGAAGCCAGCGGTCGGCGTGTGCTGATGGTGGGCGATGGCACCAACGACGCCCCGGCGCTGAGCGCGGCGAGTGTGGGTGTCGCGCTGGCGGGTCATGGCGGCGGCGTGGTGGCCGAAGCGGCAGATGTGGTGTTGCTGATCGACGATCCGGCGCGCGTCGCGGAAGCGGTTCGCATTGGACGCCGGGCGTTGTACATCGCGCGCCAGAGCATCGGCGTGGGTCTGGGGCTCAGCATGGTGGGGATGGTGCTGGCCGCGTTCGGCTATCTCACGCCGATTGCCGGTGCGCTGGCGCAGGAAGCGATTGACGTGGCGGTGATCCTGAACGCGCTGCGGGCAAGCTTCGATCAGTCCTGA
- a CDS encoding PAS domain S-box protein, producing MHTPTHSDAALAAIVDISSDAIIALDNQYKIIRFNRGAEDTFGWTEAEMLGQPLDRLLPAGIRAVHDHHVRRFAEGAVASRRMAQRAEISGLRRTGEGFPAEASIARVTIDGVQTFMVTLRDVSERRRVEERQRLMAAAGWVLAASLDIDSTMATVAELPLPLVGDWSLLELVTADGRIRRVASAHADAAHTALTAALVSRAAVESSDNPPTTSGGRAAHEVEAQRISDTKAWIEANFPDPLDRERVETLGASAVLMVPLRAGGRAIGVLHVVRAKSGAMHLPEDAQLADQYAGLAALALENARLYHEARQAVRERDDMLAVVSHDLRNPVNAIVLLTGAVLSGDHEGGALMNRDDVESIRSAARQANDLIQDLQDVSRISTGRLRVEQRPVSIEEVVDDAADMFEPAMRDAGITFAVQVAPGIDPLPADRGRLLQVLSNLLGNAVRFTPRGGDVTLSLERGESAVRIAVRDTGPGVAPDDVPRLFERYWQAPRLLRAGSGLGLFISKGIVEAHGGEIGVVSNVGQGSEFWFTVPVP from the coding sequence GTGCACACGCCTACGCATTCCGACGCCGCGCTGGCCGCGATCGTCGATATCTCCTCCGATGCGATCATCGCGCTGGACAATCAGTACAAGATTATCCGCTTCAATCGTGGCGCCGAGGACACATTCGGGTGGACCGAGGCGGAGATGCTGGGTCAACCGCTGGATCGCCTGCTGCCAGCGGGCATTCGCGCCGTGCATGACCATCATGTGCGACGGTTCGCCGAGGGGGCGGTTGCGTCGCGTCGCATGGCGCAACGCGCGGAGATCTCGGGTCTGCGGCGCACTGGCGAGGGATTTCCCGCCGAAGCGTCGATTGCCCGTGTGACCATCGACGGGGTGCAAACGTTCATGGTGACGCTGCGCGATGTCAGCGAACGCCGTCGTGTGGAAGAGCGCCAGCGATTGATGGCGGCGGCCGGGTGGGTCCTGGCTGCCTCACTCGACATCGATTCGACCATGGCAACCGTGGCGGAACTCCCGCTGCCGTTGGTGGGAGACTGGTCCCTCCTGGAGCTGGTGACGGCCGACGGTCGCATTCGGCGGGTGGCCTCGGCCCATGCCGATGCCGCACACACCGCGTTGACTGCCGCGCTGGTGTCGCGCGCGGCCGTTGAATCCAGTGACAACCCACCGACGACGAGCGGCGGGCGCGCCGCGCATGAGGTGGAGGCCCAACGCATTTCGGACACGAAGGCATGGATAGAGGCGAATTTCCCCGATCCGCTGGATCGCGAGCGAGTGGAGACACTGGGGGCTTCGGCGGTGCTGATGGTACCGCTCCGAGCGGGTGGACGGGCCATCGGCGTATTGCATGTGGTGCGCGCGAAGTCTGGCGCCATGCATCTGCCCGAAGACGCCCAGTTGGCGGACCAGTATGCCGGACTGGCCGCGCTGGCGCTGGAGAACGCACGACTCTACCATGAAGCGCGCCAGGCGGTCCGCGAGCGTGACGATATGCTGGCCGTGGTGTCGCACGATTTGCGGAATCCCGTCAACGCCATTGTTCTCCTGACCGGTGCCGTGTTGAGCGGGGACCACGAGGGGGGCGCCCTGATGAACCGCGATGACGTGGAGAGCATCCGGTCCGCGGCGCGTCAGGCGAACGACCTGATCCAGGACTTGCAGGATGTCTCGCGCATCTCGACGGGCCGACTGCGGGTGGAGCAGCGCCCCGTGTCCATTGAAGAGGTGGTCGACGATGCCGCAGACATGTTCGAGCCGGCGATGCGTGATGCCGGGATCACGTTCGCGGTGCAGGTCGCGCCGGGCATCGACCCACTGCCGGCCGATCGCGGGCGCCTGTTGCAGGTGCTCTCCAACCTGCTCGGGAATGCGGTGCGCTTCACGCCGCGCGGCGGCGACGTGACGTTATCGCTCGAGCGCGGCGAATCGGCGGTGCGCATTGCGGTGCGCGACACGGGCCCTGGCGTGGCTCCGGACGATGTGCCGCGATTGTTCGAGCGTTACTGGCAGGCACCGCGATTGTTGCGCGCGGGCTCGGGACTCGGACTGTTCATCTCCAAGGGGATTGTGGAGGCGCACGGCGGCGAAATCGGGGTGGTGAGCAATGTCGGGCAGGGGAGTGAGTTCTGGTTCACGGTTCCGGTGCCGTAG
- a CDS encoding DUF2490 domain-containing protein produces MRIPSSPPLLALLLTGLAPTLTAQTTPWISRHQNAQWLGAFVDQPLRGRWSLWFDGQWRRLDSGQQPQQLLIRPGVQLTVAPGVRLAAGYGYVATAPYGALPIANPTREHRSWQQLSLTHKASALTISHRYRLEQRWVTAVLPDAPVGEHTAPTTYANRVRYLGRLQGPLAGPSPSPSSPPDVCLG; encoded by the coding sequence GTGAGAATTCCATCCTCCCCGCCGCTGCTCGCCCTGCTCCTGACCGGGCTGGCGCCGACGCTCACCGCCCAGACGACCCCGTGGATCTCACGGCACCAGAACGCCCAGTGGCTGGGTGCCTTTGTGGACCAGCCGCTGCGCGGCCGGTGGTCGCTCTGGTTTGATGGGCAGTGGCGGCGACTGGACTCCGGACAGCAGCCGCAGCAATTGCTCATCCGGCCCGGGGTGCAACTCACGGTGGCACCCGGTGTGCGACTGGCGGCCGGGTATGGCTATGTGGCCACGGCTCCCTATGGAGCGCTCCCCATCGCGAACCCCACCCGCGAACACCGCAGCTGGCAACAGCTGTCGCTCACGCACAAGGCAAGCGCGCTGACGATCAGTCACCGGTATCGGCTGGAACAACGGTGGGTGACGGCCGTGCTTCCTGATGCGCCGGTCGGCGAGCACACCGCGCCAACCACCTACGCCAATCGGGTACGATATCTGGGGCGCCTGCAAGGGCCGCTGGCCGGCCCTTCGCCTTCGCCGTCGTCCCCTCCAGACGTTTGTCTGGGATGA
- a CDS encoding helix-turn-helix transcriptional regulator yields MPFRSNASQQLADMLSVLDHPHRLRIVEELGSGELDVASIAALLEISSSGTSQHLSKLRARRIVLERRDGRHVHYRLANPALSQWLLDGLTLLEADPEGSRDTKRDLRRARLAWSKH; encoded by the coding sequence ATGCCTTTCCGATCGAACGCCAGCCAGCAATTGGCCGACATGCTCTCGGTGCTGGACCATCCGCATCGGTTGCGCATTGTCGAGGAACTGGGGTCTGGCGAGCTCGACGTGGCCTCGATCGCGGCGTTGCTCGAGATCTCGTCGTCGGGCACGTCGCAGCATCTCAGCAAGCTTCGAGCGCGCCGCATTGTGCTGGAACGGCGCGATGGTCGGCATGTGCACTATCGACTGGCCAACCCGGCGCTCTCGCAATGGCTGCTGGACGGACTCACCCTGTTGGAGGCAGATCCGGAAGGATCTCGCGATACGAAACGCGATCTACGACGGGCGCGACTCGCCTGGTCGAAACACTAA
- a CDS encoding carbonic anhydrase, translating to MQKLIDGLHHFQTTLFSTQRELFERLAGGQSPDALFITCSDSRINPNLITQTEPGELFILRNAGNIIPPYGASQGGEAATVEFAVAGLGVQDIIVCGHSHCGAMKGLLDESLTADIPAVRSWLGHAESTKRVMKENYVGLTGEKLVSACVQENVLAQLENLKTHPSVAARLARGKVKLHGWVYKIETGEVFGFDPTQGQFVRMDQVTVAESQRGNRAVMAEI from the coding sequence ATGCAAAAACTCATCGACGGTCTCCATCACTTTCAAACCACGCTCTTCAGTACCCAGCGTGAATTGTTCGAGCGTCTCGCGGGCGGTCAGTCGCCCGATGCCCTGTTCATCACCTGCTCCGATTCGCGCATCAATCCCAACCTGATCACGCAAACCGAGCCGGGGGAGTTGTTCATCCTGCGCAATGCCGGCAACATCATTCCGCCCTACGGCGCCTCGCAGGGCGGTGAAGCGGCCACGGTCGAATTCGCCGTGGCGGGACTTGGCGTGCAAGACATCATTGTGTGCGGTCACTCGCATTGTGGGGCCATGAAGGGACTGCTGGACGAGTCGCTGACTGCGGACATTCCAGCCGTGCGCAGTTGGTTGGGGCATGCCGAGAGCACCAAGCGCGTGATGAAGGAGAATTACGTGGGGCTGACAGGTGAGAAGCTGGTATCGGCCTGCGTGCAGGAGAACGTGCTGGCGCAACTCGAGAACCTCAAAACGCACCCGTCGGTGGCGGCGCGACTGGCCCGCGGGAAAGTCAAGTTGCATGGCTGGGTGTACAAGATCGAAACCGGCGAAGTGTTCGGGTTCGATCCGACGCAGGGGCAGTTCGTGCGCATGGATCAGGTGACGGTGGCCGAGTCGCAGCGCGGCAATCGTGCCGTTATGGCGGAAATCTGA
- a CDS encoding SulP family inorganic anion transporter, with amino-acid sequence MSTTTWPHWREAFPKDALASVVVFLVALPLCMGIAIASGLPPAAGLVTGMVGGLVVGTIAGSPLQVSGPAAGLAVIVYQLVQQFGVATLGIIVLLAGLLQLTAGLFKIGQLFRAVSPAVIHGMLGGIGVLIFASQFHVMLDDGPKGSGIMNLMSIPAAIMKGVFPVDGSVHHQAAAVGLVTIMALLAWLRFSPSRLKLVPAHLVAVMVAVGVAQAFALGIKFVSVPDNLLATLTFPTAETLGALRDLNILKAAAALAFIASAETLLCATAIDQKHDGPRTNYDRELVAQGIGNAICGSVGALPMTGVIVRSAANVEAGGRTRTSAILHGAWILLLVTAAPFVLATIPVAALAAILVYTGFKLLNIPQMKKLWAQGRAEFAIYALTLLAIVFTDLLTGVMVGVVASVAKLLYTFTHLTLTTTQVDETYHVHIEGAATFLRLPALATALEAIPRSAELHIHIERASFVDHAALESIMSWERQAERANGKLVLEWEEIRQLNRSTRPVGAMATLRPSAPLAV; translated from the coding sequence ATGTCCACCACAACGTGGCCGCACTGGCGCGAGGCGTTCCCCAAGGACGCGCTGGCGTCGGTGGTGGTCTTCCTCGTGGCGCTCCCGCTGTGCATGGGTATTGCCATCGCCTCGGGCCTGCCGCCCGCCGCTGGCCTCGTGACGGGCATGGTGGGCGGGCTGGTGGTCGGCACCATTGCCGGGTCACCGCTTCAGGTCAGTGGCCCGGCCGCAGGCCTGGCCGTGATTGTCTATCAGCTGGTGCAGCAGTTCGGCGTGGCCACGCTGGGAATCATCGTGCTGCTGGCCGGGTTGCTGCAGCTCACAGCGGGTCTGTTCAAGATTGGCCAGCTGTTCCGTGCGGTCTCGCCGGCGGTCATCCACGGCATGCTGGGCGGCATCGGCGTCTTGATTTTTGCCTCGCAGTTTCACGTGATGCTGGACGATGGTCCCAAGGGCAGCGGCATCATGAATCTGATGTCCATTCCGGCGGCGATCATGAAGGGCGTCTTTCCGGTTGATGGGTCTGTGCACCATCAGGCGGCCGCCGTGGGACTCGTCACCATCATGGCGTTGCTGGCCTGGCTGCGATTCTCACCGTCGCGACTCAAGTTGGTGCCCGCGCATCTGGTGGCCGTGATGGTGGCGGTGGGTGTGGCGCAAGCGTTCGCGCTGGGCATCAAGTTCGTGTCGGTGCCGGACAATCTGTTGGCCACGCTCACCTTTCCAACGGCCGAAACGCTTGGCGCGCTCCGCGATCTGAACATCCTCAAGGCCGCTGCCGCATTGGCGTTCATCGCCAGTGCCGAGACGTTGCTGTGCGCCACGGCCATCGACCAAAAGCACGATGGACCGCGCACCAACTACGATCGCGAACTGGTGGCGCAAGGCATTGGCAACGCCATCTGCGGTTCGGTGGGTGCGTTGCCCATGACCGGTGTGATCGTGCGTTCGGCGGCCAATGTGGAGGCGGGCGGTCGCACTCGCACCAGCGCGATCCTGCACGGCGCGTGGATTCTGCTGTTGGTCACCGCCGCGCCGTTCGTGCTGGCGACGATCCCGGTGGCCGCGCTGGCTGCCATTCTGGTATACACCGGGTTCAAGCTGCTCAACATTCCGCAGATGAAGAAGCTGTGGGCCCAGGGGCGCGCCGAATTCGCGATCTATGCGCTCACGCTGCTGGCTATTGTCTTCACCGATCTGCTCACGGGCGTCATGGTCGGCGTGGTCGCCTCAGTGGCGAAGCTGTTGTACACGTTCACGCATCTCACGCTTACGACCACGCAGGTGGACGAGACATATCATGTGCATATCGAGGGCGCGGCCACGTTTCTGCGCCTGCCGGCACTCGCCACGGCGCTGGAGGCCATTCCGCGGTCGGCCGAACTGCACATTCATATCGAGCGCGCGTCATTTGTGGACCACGCGGCGCTGGAATCCATCATGAGTTGGGAGCGGCAGGCGGAGCGCGCAAACGGAAAGCTGGTGCTGGAGTGGGAAGAAATCCGTCAGCTCAACCGCAGCACCAGACCCGTGGGAGCGATGGCAACCCTTCGGCCAAGCGCACCCCTGGCGGTATAA
- a CDS encoding DNA polymerase IV, which produces MATADRRILLVDADAFFVAVARQEDPEGAGRAPLLIVGGRPGSRGVVCSASYECRAYGVRSAMPIARALQLCPNAMCVPVPRGACSRRSREIQQALARFAPVVQASSIDEWYCDMAGTEALYGHESLTATAHRLRDAVFDATGLSVSIGGGATRLVAKMAVEVGKPKPGTGATGVHCVTPGDESHFLARFRLGDLPMVGPRFAETLERLGLVTVAEAQAWTREALVARLGERAGHWLFRRVRGLDDSVVTPRDTQKQVSREETFAQDLHDETLIDRELLRLAVRVSADLRKQSLQARTVTVKLRDTDFRTRSAQRTLRLPIESERSVMQAAHALLRQLRTRRRVGVRLLGIGLSHFDDGPPEAAQLGLFEASSPPSDEPAESARDRALTRALDRIRHRYGAGSIVPAQLIDGGRDLGPRVEE; this is translated from the coding sequence ATGGCGACCGCGGACCGGCGCATCCTGTTGGTGGACGCCGATGCGTTCTTCGTGGCGGTGGCGCGCCAGGAAGACCCGGAAGGCGCCGGCCGCGCGCCCCTGCTCATCGTGGGTGGACGCCCCGGATCACGCGGTGTCGTCTGCAGCGCGTCGTACGAGTGCCGCGCATACGGCGTGCGCTCGGCGATGCCGATTGCGCGGGCCCTGCAGCTGTGCCCCAACGCGATGTGCGTGCCGGTACCCCGCGGAGCCTGCAGCAGACGCAGTCGGGAAATCCAACAGGCGCTGGCGCGATTTGCGCCGGTGGTGCAAGCGTCGAGCATCGACGAGTGGTACTGCGACATGGCGGGCACGGAAGCCTTGTATGGCCATGAGTCGTTGACGGCCACCGCGCATCGCCTTCGCGACGCCGTGTTCGACGCGACCGGGTTGTCCGTGTCCATTGGCGGCGGGGCCACGCGACTGGTGGCCAAGATGGCGGTGGAAGTGGGCAAGCCGAAACCCGGTACCGGCGCCACCGGCGTGCACTGCGTGACGCCGGGCGATGAGTCGCACTTTCTCGCGCGTTTCCGCCTCGGCGATCTCCCCATGGTTGGCCCGCGGTTTGCCGAGACGCTGGAGCGATTGGGACTGGTGACGGTCGCCGAGGCACAGGCCTGGACGCGCGAGGCGTTGGTTGCCCGTCTCGGTGAACGTGCCGGGCACTGGCTGTTTCGGCGCGTCCGTGGTCTGGATGATAGTGTGGTGACGCCTCGCGACACCCAGAAGCAGGTGAGCCGGGAAGAAACGTTTGCACAGGATCTGCACGACGAGACGCTGATTGATCGCGAGTTGTTGCGATTGGCCGTTCGCGTGTCGGCCGATCTCCGCAAACAGTCGCTGCAGGCGCGCACGGTGACGGTCAAACTGCGTGACACGGATTTTCGCACACGGTCGGCCCAGCGGACCCTCCGGTTGCCGATCGAGTCCGAACGGTCGGTGATGCAGGCCGCCCATGCGTTATTGCGTCAACTGCGCACTCGCCGCCGGGTGGGTGTGCGACTGCTGGGCATTGGCCTGTCACATTTCGACGACGGTCCACCGGAGGCGGCCCAATTGGGGCTCTTTGAGGCGTCGTCGCCGCCCTCCGACGAACCGGCGGAAAGCGCCCGTGATCGTGCGCTCACCCGAGCGCTGGATCGCATACGTCACCGCTACGGCGCCGGCTCGATCGTGCCGGCCCAGTTGATTGACGGCGGACGGGACCTTGGCCCCCGCGTCGAGGAATAG
- a CDS encoding alanine racemase encodes MTTFLEQMETPVPVVDLDRLALNLDRMAAYATLHGLQLRPHVKTHKSPRIAAEQLRHGAVGLTCATLREAEVMCEVCDDLLVAYPPVGAARLERLARLPQNVRVGVAADDAAALTALSVAAKLGRRQFDVYVEVDVGMHRVGVATPDKAIALARAISDASQLTFAGLLFYPGHIRQDVGDQAAPLAQLTTTLARYTEALRDASLPARVVSGGSTPAAWRMHEVPGVTEVRPGTYVYNDRTTATIGACDWDDCALTVLATVVSTAVKGQAVIDAGSKTLGREPLRADGDGFGALLDHPEVVVARMSEEHGILDLSKSDWRPRLGEQVRIVPNHVCIVVHLFDEIIGVRGHAVETRWPVAARGRGPAMEFDDLGPSRPRAV; translated from the coding sequence ATGACGACGTTTCTGGAGCAGATGGAAACGCCGGTGCCGGTTGTTGACCTCGACCGGTTGGCCTTGAATCTGGACCGGATGGCGGCATACGCCACCCTCCATGGTCTGCAATTGCGCCCGCACGTGAAGACCCACAAGTCGCCGCGGATTGCCGCCGAGCAGCTCCGGCACGGCGCGGTGGGACTCACCTGCGCCACACTGCGTGAGGCCGAGGTCATGTGCGAGGTGTGCGACGATCTGCTGGTCGCCTATCCGCCCGTGGGCGCGGCGCGCCTCGAACGGCTGGCACGATTGCCGCAAAACGTTCGGGTGGGCGTGGCGGCGGATGATGCGGCGGCCCTCACCGCGCTCTCCGTCGCGGCAAAACTCGGTCGGCGGCAATTCGATGTGTACGTGGAGGTTGACGTCGGCATGCATCGTGTCGGTGTGGCGACGCCCGACAAGGCGATTGCCCTCGCGCGCGCAATCAGCGACGCCTCGCAGCTGACGTTCGCCGGGCTGTTGTTCTACCCTGGCCACATTCGACAGGATGTGGGCGATCAGGCGGCGCCGTTGGCGCAGCTGACGACCACACTGGCGCGGTACACCGAGGCGCTGCGCGACGCGAGCCTCCCGGCGCGCGTGGTGAGTGGCGGCTCGACACCGGCCGCCTGGCGCATGCACGAAGTCCCGGGAGTGACCGAGGTGCGCCCCGGCACGTATGTGTACAACGATCGCACCACCGCCACGATTGGTGCCTGTGACTGGGACGATTGCGCACTCACGGTGCTCGCCACGGTGGTCAGTACGGCAGTCAAGGGTCAGGCGGTGATCGACGCCGGATCGAAGACGCTGGGTCGTGAGCCCCTTCGTGCCGACGGCGACGGGTTTGGGGCGTTGCTCGACCATCCCGAGGTGGTGGTGGCGCGCATGTCGGAAGAACACGGCATTCTTGACCTGTCCAAGTCCGACTGGCGCCCGCGCCTGGGGGAACAGGTGCGCATCGTTCCCAACCACGTGTGCATTGTCGTGCATCTGTTCGACGAGATCATCGGCGTCCGCGGTCACGCGGTCGAGACGCGATGGCCGGTGGCCGCGCGTGGCCGCGGGCCGGCCATGGAATTCGACGACCTGGGGCCGTCGCGTCCGCGGGCGGTCTGA
- a CDS encoding reactive intermediate/imine deaminase (has endoribonuclease activity on mRNA), translating to MSPTARDWTPIHLPELPPPAGAYSPGVRAGNLLFVSGQTPRDPATGQIVGTTVEEQARLTLANVERILGLGGATLQHVVSVTVYLADEDDWGRFNEVYKTVFTPPYPTRAVVGAELRGILVEISAIAYLP from the coding sequence ATGTCTCCCACTGCGCGTGATTGGACACCCATTCACCTGCCGGAGCTGCCACCACCTGCGGGAGCTTACTCTCCGGGGGTGCGAGCCGGCAATCTTTTGTTCGTTTCCGGGCAAACGCCCCGTGATCCGGCCACCGGACAGATTGTCGGAACCACCGTTGAAGAGCAGGCACGCCTGACGCTGGCCAATGTGGAGCGCATTCTTGGACTCGGCGGTGCCACCCTCCAGCACGTGGTCAGTGTGACGGTCTATCTGGCCGACGAGGATGATTGGGGCCGGTTCAACGAGGTCTACAAGACCGTGTTCACCCCACCGTATCCCACGCGCGCCGTGGTGGGCGCAGAGCTGCGCGGCATCCTCGTGGAAATTTCCGCCATCGCGTATCTGCCGTGA